Proteins from one Buchnera aphidicola (Kurisakia onigurumii) genomic window:
- the cysS gene encoding cysteine--tRNA ligase: MLKIFNTLNNVIQTFHSFKNKVVNLYVCGITPYDFCHIGHARVFIFFDIVIRYFRFLGYKVIYIRNITDIDDKIIQKSIQKNTTCQDITNSIIYQTLCDFNNLNIIPPNKEPKVTDNIENIIKMIKTLLYRNNAYVSDNGDVCFSVDSFNKYGKLSNQKINNLKSTINNNKKLDFVLWKKVSNKNYPYWESPWGIGRPGWHIECSAINCFYFKENCDIHGGGIDLLFPHHENEKSQSDSYLKKVHVNYWMHVGMVLIKNQKMSKSLNNTKKLHDLLLKYDSEVIRYYILSRHYRKPLYYHESDLIKSKKSLIRLYNSLQGFNLSFSKKYILKKNFSSLSFEKYMNLDFNTPHVFLILFKISKKINILKNINIKKAKKLAYKLKFLGNILGLLFYHPEDFLKKELNKNVLSFKKINLLIYYRNIYRNLKNWSKSDTIRKKLLDLNIKLKDSKYTTNWYYTD, from the coding sequence ATGTTAAAAATTTTTAATACATTAAATAATGTAATACAAACTTTCCACTCTTTTAAAAATAAAGTAGTTAATTTATATGTTTGTGGTATTACACCATATGATTTTTGTCATATAGGACATGCTCGAGTATTTATTTTTTTTGATATTGTAATCAGATATTTTAGATTTTTAGGATATAAAGTAATATATATAAGAAATATTACTGATATTGATGACAAAATTATACAAAAATCAATTCAAAAAAACACAACATGTCAGGATATTACCAATTCTATTATTTATCAAACTCTTTGTGATTTTAATAATTTAAACATAATACCTCCTAATAAAGAACCAAAAGTTACAGATAATATTGAAAATATTATTAAAATGATAAAAACTCTGTTATACAGAAATAATGCATATGTTTCTGATAATGGAGATGTTTGTTTTTCCGTAGATAGTTTTAATAAATACGGAAAACTTTCGAATCAAAAAATTAATAATTTAAAAAGTACTATTAATAATAACAAAAAATTAGATTTTGTTTTATGGAAAAAAGTTTCAAATAAAAACTATCCCTATTGGGAATCTCCATGGGGTATAGGAAGACCTGGATGGCATATAGAATGTTCAGCAATAAATTGTTTTTATTTTAAAGAAAATTGCGATATCCATGGTGGTGGCATAGATTTATTATTTCCTCACCATGAAAATGAAAAATCTCAATCGGATTCTTATTTAAAGAAAGTTCATGTAAACTATTGGATGCATGTAGGAATGGTTTTGATTAAAAATCAAAAAATGTCTAAATCATTAAATAATACTAAAAAGTTACATGATTTATTATTAAAATATGATTCGGAAGTTATACGATATTATATTTTATCTCGTCATTACAGAAAACCTTTATATTATCATGAATCTGATTTAATAAAATCAAAAAAATCTTTAATACGTTTATATAATTCTCTACAAGGTTTTAATTTATCTTTTTCTAAAAAATATATTTTAAAAAAAAATTTTTCTAGTTTATCATTTGAAAAATATATGAATTTAGATTTTAATACTCCGCATGTGTTTTTAATTTTATTTAAAATATCAAAAAAAATTAATATATTAAAAAATATAAATATAAAAAAAGCAAAAAAATTAGCGTATAAGTTAAAATTTTTAGGAAATATTTTAGGATTATTATTTTATCATCCTGAAGATTTTTTAAAAAAAGAATTAAATAAAAATGTTTTAAGCTTTAAAAAAATTAATCTATTAATTTATTATAGAAATATATATCGAAATTTAAAAAATTGGAGTAAATCTGATACAATAAGAAAAAAATTATTGGATTTAAATATAAAATTAAAAGATTCAAAATATACAACTAATTGGTATTATACCGATTAA
- the ybeD gene encoding DUF493 family protein YbeD, which translates to MKTNLEKMLTLPCSFTYKVIGLSNPELVNKVIKVIQTYIPGDYSPQTKLSNKGNYISISVTIFAKNFTQIEKLYFELSKINMVKLVL; encoded by the coding sequence ATGAAAACTAATTTAGAAAAAATGTTAACTTTACCATGTTCTTTTACATATAAAGTAATTGGATTATCCAATCCTGAATTAGTAAACAAAGTAATAAAAGTAATTCAAACATATATACCGGGAGATTACTCTCCACAAACTAAATTAAGCAACAAAGGTAACTATATATCTATTTCTGTTACTATTTTTGCAAAAAATTTTACTCAAATAGAAAAATTATATTTCGAGTTAAGTAAAATTAATATGGTTAAGTTAGTATTGTAA
- the cspE gene encoding transcription antiterminator/RNA stability regulator CspE gives MSKIKGNVKWFNESKGFGFITPEDGSKDVFVHFSAIQSNGFKTLAEGQSVEFEITEGVKGPSATNVISL, from the coding sequence ATGTCCAAGATTAAAGGTAATGTTAAGTGGTTTAATGAGTCTAAAGGTTTTGGTTTTATTACTCCTGAAGATGGAAGTAAAGACGTTTTTGTACATTTTTCAGCTATCCAAAGCAATGGTTTTAAAACATTAGCAGAGGGTCAAAGCGTTGAGTTTGAAATCACTGAAGGGGTAAAAGGTCCATCCGCTACTAACGTTATCAGTTTATAA